The following proteins are encoded in a genomic region of Brachypodium distachyon strain Bd21 chromosome 1, Brachypodium_distachyon_v3.0, whole genome shotgun sequence:
- the LOC100846378 gene encoding mediator of RNA polymerase II transcription subunit 12 isoform X2, giving the protein MGNPDRSAARRQQQLAPYRLKCDKEPLNNKLGPPDFYPQTPNCPEETLTKEYVQSGYKETVEGIEEAREIVLSQISHFCKPDTVVRCKEALKKRLRAINESRAQKRKAGQVYGVPLSGSLLIKPGVYPEQRQCNEDTRRKWAEALAQPNKRLRLLSEHVPHGYRRKTLFDVLTRCNIPLLRATWFVKVTYLNQVRPTSSSISTGASDNQRSNQWTKDVVEYLHQLLDEFCLKEVPPSLKEQSSPGLISGATQVKIKNEAPSAGGDNEEPLVHFKWWYMVRLVQWHLTEELLVPSVLTEWLYCQLQERDSIEALELLLPIVLGLVETITLSQTYVRMFVDILVRRLGDASLVENTKRSSICSVIAQLLRYMVLAVPDTFVSLDCFPLPSFVAPDVYGRGALLKITGGGEISNSKRPDVYRYLSCGYAVCSIQRRASDLATVANPNLQARGAAKVVQALDKALVTGNLTMAYCSLFNDLSDALMEERWMKEVSPCLQSSLMWIGTVELSLICSVFFLCEWATCDYRDCRTSPCQDVKFTGRRDLSQIHMAVSILKSKMSELNNLSRSKSSSRIAVSNIGKGSVLNDASLAATTVNDSSGLRSNTKNLEEKKERKDTFESPGPLHDIIVCWLDQHEVSSAAGLKRVDVLIIELIRSGVFYPQAYVRQLIISGLTDKSGTLLDMDRKRRHHRILKQLPGSSLFDIIDEDVLAEEQQLHETMFIYSSERRLVLSELSSGQSFDANNRGEYTSSSCFRKESDLSVASGGPNHGSLPEQVEDVKVLVSSLLCFIYPQPVESEHCEIKMNFQGSSTSTLTQVDTGEAKYGCEDCMRAKGQKLDERASPFQAFPLIQSDEEDVWWVKKGSELHESLKAEPAKSIKQTSRGRAKVIRKTQNLAQLATARIEGTQGEASTSHLCESKLSCPHHKSSTGGDNAKDADHTRITNLAEVGKSLKKLRLLERRSISVWLLKSIRQLVEGNEMTACKASNSLSSFSSQPDEKTVSKWRLGDEELMSILYIVDTCCDLVSGARFLVWLLAKIRGGMATLGQIGRSATHMKNRENQICQVGEALVFSSLLRYENILLATDLLPEVLNASMNRHFVLATARHPASAGFAYTRYFLKKYRDVASVVRWEKNFRTTCDQRLLAELDNGRSIDGDLVSSSGVSAGEEIDEQVRQKLNGRGSRIVPNMKEIVQRQAEEIQRNLKDKKIPAVPKSPSFEKEDSYQIAHDTVLGLVECIRQNGGAGPDGDPSAVASAVSAVVVNAGNVIAKHLDFAGGNYYGVPSIGNSLSFVRHTLHIHISSLCLLKEALGDRFSRVFEVALAVEASSAVTAAFAPPKIQRNQFQPSPEAHDAYGNHTNELLSTSGKGFVGRTAKVAAAISAVVVGAIVHGAVSLERMIAVLKIKDGLDILQLVRGLRTSTNGVSRSTGTFKMENSVEVFVHWFRILLGNCRTVFDGLIADILGESYVLALSRLQQKLPLTVVFPPAYSIFAMVRWRQYIFSREDAQVYQSLANAINDITRHQPFREICFRNTHQLYDLLAADVGDSEFAVMLEMHSSDKNLKQLFIPLRARLFLNALIDCKTPAVIQVDGSEPGEAKENELKLRLIQLLDTLQPAKFHWQWVELRLLLDEQALVAKTDSSEKVNKTSTPILPLLVEALRSLSPNSESFALSESEKGFTEIILSRLLARPDAAPLYSEVVHLLGKLQESLVVDVKWILQAQDALLGRKSTRQQLVTIAQRTGVSTKTMIWKPWGWSSLLSDVMANRTAKRKLEVTSIEEGEVVDDSADTKRPSKSSSHNVDRSVEATRSINKYITEKAFTELMLPCIDRSSAEVRGIFAGELVKQMGAISENIKAIVRNGTKHAGLVPSGNEVLSNKSSGRKGIRGGSPNIGRRATVDSTPPSASALQAVVWLRLQFIIRLLPVIMADRSMRHTLASAIQCLLGARIIYEDSDSPLPPTSSVSLRREVDSLLEPPLDVLLDRPSDSLFERLLCVYHALLGNFKPSWLKSKSVSKPNARAPRETPAFDNDVAVGLQSALDHMELPGTIRRRIQAAMPILPPSRHPCIQCQPPQLSLAALSPLQSSTSTAGPQQKNASLSWVPTNLSSRSKAGLPSQDPEMEVDPWTLLEDGTSCPSMSSGSNGTSGISGDHANLKACSWLKGAVRVRRTELTYIGSLDDDS; this is encoded by the exons ATGGGGAATCCCGATCGCTCTGCTGCTAG GCGGCAACAACAGCTAGCTCCGTACAGGCTAAAGTGTGACAAAGAACCACTCAACAACAA GCTTGGACCACCTGACTTCTATCCTCAAACACCAAACTGTCCTGAAGAGACATTGACCAAAGAATATGTACAGTCTGGGTATAAGGAGACTGTTGAAGGAATTGAG GAAGCAAGAGAGATTGTTCTCAGTCAAATCTCGCACTTCTGCAAGCCAGATACTGTTGTAAGATGCAAGGAG GCATTAAAGAAGCGGTTGAGGGCTATTAACGAATCTCGTGCTCAGAAGAGAAAG GCTGGCCAAGTTTACGGAGTTCCTCTTTCTGGATCCCTATTGATAAAACCTGGAGTTTATCCAGAGCAGAGACAATGTAATGAGGACACCCGCAGAAAATGGGCTGAG GCTCTTGCCCAGCCCAACAAGCGACTGCGTTTATTATCTGAGCATGTTCCTCATGGTTATCGTAGGAAAACACTTTTTGATGTTCTCACTCGATGTAATATCCCATTACTAAGGGCAACATGGTTTGTTAAAGTTACATACCTCAATCAG GTCCGACCAACATCCAGCAGTATTTCCACAGGTGCTTCTGATAATCAACGATCTAACCAGTGGACAAAAGATGTTGTTGAATATCTACACCAACTTTTGGATGAATTTTGTTTGAAAGAGGTACCTCCATCTTTAAAGGAGCAGTCATCACCAGGGCTTATTTCTGGAGCAACtcaagtaaaaataaaaaatgaagcaCCCTCAGCTGGTGGAGACAACGAGGAGCCCTTGGTGCACTTCAAATGGTGGTATATGGTTCGTCTTGTCCAATGGCATCTTACAGAAGAATTGCTCGTTCCCTCGGTACTTACCGAATGGCTATATTGCCAACTTCAG GAGAGAGATTCAATTGAGGCCTTAGAGCTTCTTTTGCCCATTGTACTTGGTTTGGTTGAGACCATCACTCTGTCACAAACATATGTGCGCATGTTCGTGGATATTCTGGTTAGACGTCTGGGTGATGCTTCTCTTGTTGAGAACACAAAAAGGTCATCTATTTGTTCTGTTATAGCTCAGTTACTGCGATACATGGTACTTGCAGTGCCAGATACATTTGTTTCTTTGGATTGCTTTCCTCTCCCTTCATTTGTGGCCCCTGATGTATATGGTAGAGGTGCTTTACTGAAGATAACTGGTGGTGGTGAAATTTCTAATTCTAAGAGGCCGGATGTATACCGGTACCTGTCCTGCGGTTATGCTGTTTGTTCAATTCAGAGACGTGCATCTGATCTTGCGACTGTTGCCAATCCTAACCTTCAAGCACGCGGTGCAGCGAAAGTCGTACAAGCTTTGGATAAGGCTCTTGTCACAGGAAATTTGACAATGGCGTATTGTTCACTCTTTAATGATTTGTCTGATGCATTAATGGAAGAGAGGTGGATGAAGGAAGTTAGCCCTTGCTTGCAGTCTTCTCTAATGTGGATCGGGACTGTCGAGTTATCTCTAATCTGTTCTGTGTTTTTCCTTTGTGAATGGGCAACATGTGATTATCGTGATTGTCGTACATCTCCCTGTCAGGATGTTAAATTTACAGGCAGAAGAGATTTATCTCAGATACACATGGCAGTTTCTATATTAAAAAGCAAAATGAGTGAGTTGAATAACTTGTCTCGTTCTAAGAGTAGCAGTCGCATTGCAGTGAGTAATATAGGTAAAGGTTCTGTGCTCAATGATGCTTCTCTGGCGGCAACTACAGTGAATGATTCTTCTGGATTGAGAAGTAACACAAAGAATctagaggagaagaaggaacgGAAGGATACCTTTGAAAGTCCTGGTCCACTGCATGACATTATTGTGTGTTGGCTGGATCAGCATGAGGTTAGCAGTGCTGCTGGTTTGAAACGTGTGGATGTTCTCATCATTGAGCTTATTCGCAGTGGTGTGTTTTATCCTCAAGCTTATGTTAGGCAGCTAATTATCAGTGGACTAACCGATAAGAGTGGTACTCTGCTGGACATGGATAGGAAAAGGAGGCACCACAGAATTTTGAAGCAGCTCCCTGGGTCTTCTTTATTTGATATTATTGATGAAGATGTACTTGCTGAAGAGCAACAATTGCATGAGACGATGTTTATATATTCTAGTGAGCGCCGCCTTGTGCTTTCTGAACTTTCAAGTGGTCAGTCATTTGATGCAAATAACAGGGGTGAATATACTTCAAGTTCCTGCTTTCGGAAGGAGAGTGATCTTTCGGTTGCATCAGGAGGTCCTAATCATGGCAGTTTGCCCGAACAAGTAGAAGACGTGAAAGTTCTGGTGTCGAGCCTATTGTGCTTTATATATCCTCAACCAGTGGAATCAGAACATTGTGAAATCAAAATGAACTTCCAAGGATCGTCAACTTCGACACTCACACAAGTTGATACTGGAGAAGCAAAATATGGCTGTGAAGACTGTATGAGGGCCAAGGGACAAAAATTGGACGAGAGAGCCTCTCCTTTCCAAGCGTTCCCATTGATTCAATCAGATGAGGAAGATGTTTGGTGGGTGAAGAAAGGGTCGGAGCTACATGAATCTTTGAAGGCTGAACCTGCTAAGTCCATTAAACAAACCTCTAGAGGTAGGGCGAAAGTGATTCGCAAAACACAGAATCTTGCGCAGCTTGCGACTGCTAGAATTGAAGGCACTCAGGGGGAGGCATCTACTAGTCATCTTTGTGAGAGCAAGCTGAGCTGTCCCCACCATAAATCTAGCACTGGTGGTGACAATGCCAAAGATGCTGATCACACGAGGATCACAAATCTGGCTGAAGTTGGGAAGTCATTGAAGAAACTTAGATTGCTTGAAAGGCGCTCTATTTCTGTGTGGTTGTTGAAATCAATTAGACAACTTGTTGAAGGAAATGAGATGACAGCCTGCAAAGCTAGCAACTCCTTAAGCTCGTTTTCCTCTCAGCCTGATGAAAAAACTGTGTCCAAATGGAGGCTAGGAGACGAAGAACTAATGTCAATTCTGTATATAGTGGACACCTGCTGCGATTTAGTCTCTGGTGCAAGGTTCCTTGTATGGTTGCTAGCAAAAATTCGTGGTGGAATGGCTACCTTAGGTCAAATTGGGAGAAGTGCTACACATATGAAAAACAGAGAAAACCAAATTTGTCAGGTTGGTGAGGCACTTGTGTTCTCATCCTTGCTCAG GTACGAGAACATACTTCTTGCAACTGATCTCTTGCCTGAAGTTCTAAATGCTTCAATGAACAGACATTTTGTGTTAGCAACTGCAAGGCATCCTGCATCAGCAGGTTTTGCTTATACGCGATATTTCTTGAAGAAATACAGAGATGTGGCTAGTGTGGTTAGGTGGGAGAAGAATTTTAGGACCACGTGTGATCAGCGACTGCTGGCTGAGCTTGATAACGGGCGGTCAATCGATGGTGATTTGGTTTCTTCTTCCGGGGTCTCAGCAGGTGAAGAGATTGATGAGCAGGTCCGTCAAAAATTGAACGGAAGGGGTTCGAGGATAGTTCCCAATATGAAGGAGATAGTGCAGCGGCAAGCTGAGGAGATTCAACGCAATCTGAAGGACAAGAAAATACCTGCAGTACCCAAGAGTCCCTCATTTGAGAAGGAAGACAGTTATCAGATTGCACATGACACTGTTTTGGGCTTAGTAGAGTGTATCAGGCAAAATGGGGGAGCAGGTCCAGATGGAGACCCTTCAGCAGTTGCTTCTGCTGTTTCTGCAGTTGTTGTTAATGCTGGGAATGTCATAGCTAAACATTTGGATTTTGCAGGGGGTAACTATTATGGTGTTCCTTCTATTGGTAATTCATTAAGCTTTGTTCGGCACACTTTGCACATCCACATAAGTTCTCTTTGTTTACTGAAAGAAGCTCTTGGGGATCGCTTCAGTCGTGTATTTGAAGTAGCTCTGGCTGTTGAAGCTTCTTCAGCAGTTACAGCAGCCTTTGCTCCTCCTAAGATCCAGCGCAATCAGTTTCAACCTTCTCCTGAGGCCCATGACGCCTATGGAAATCATACAAATGAACTTCTAAGTACTTCAGGGAAAGGCTTTGTTGGGAGAACTGCAAAAGTAGCTGCTGCTATTTCTGCAGTTGTTGTGGGAGCTATTGTTCATGGAGCTGTTAGTCTTGAGCGTATGATTGCTGTCCTGAAAATAAAAGATGGTTTGGATATTCTGCAGCTTGTAAGAGGTTTGAGAACAAGCACAAATGGTGTGTCCCGCTCTACTGGAACTTTTAAGATGGAGAATTCAGTAGAAGTTTTTGTTCATTGGTTTAGGATCCTATTGGGGAACTGCAGAACTGTTTTCGATGGGCTTATTGCAGATATTCTTGGTGAGTCCTATGTTCTTGCTCTCTCGAGGTTGCAGCAGAAGCTTCCTTTAACTGTGGTCTTTCCTCCAGCCTATTCAATTTTTGCAATGGTCCGTTGGAGACAGTATATTTTCAGCCGTGAGGATGCACAAGTTTACCAGTCTCTTGCAAACGCAATAAACGACATCACAAGGCATCAACCTTTTCGAGAAATTTGCTTTCGTAATACCCATCAGTTGTATGATCTTCTGGCTGCTGATGTTGGTGATTCAGAGTTTGCTGTAATGCTTGAAATGCATTCCTCTGACAAGAATTTGAAGCAGCTATTTATACCTCTCCGTGCCCGTCTTTTTTTGAATGCTCTTATTGATTGTAAAACACCAGCGGTTATTCAGGTGGATGGTTCAGAACCAGGCGAGGCAAAGGAAAATGAGTTAAAACTCAGGCTCATACAACTACTTGATACCCTCCAACCTGCAAAGTTCCATTGGCAATGGGTTGAGTTGAGGCTTCTTTTAGATGAACAAGCTCTTGTAGCAAAAACAGATTCAAGTGAAAAAGTTAATAAGACATCGACACCGATACTGCCGTTACTTGTAGAAGCACTTCGGTCGCTGTCCCCTAATTCGGAGAGTTTTGCCCTTTCTGAAAGTGAGAAAGGGTTTACTGAAATTATCTTGTCGAGATTACTTGCCAGACCTGATGCTGCTCCTCTCTACTCAGAAGTTGTCCACCTTCTTGGGAAGCTACAGGAATCACTTGTTGTGGATGTCAAATGGATCCTACAAGCACAAGATGCCCTTCTGGGGCGCAAGTCCACAAGACAGCAGCTTGTTACTATTGCTCAACGAACAGGAGTTTCAACAAAGACAATGATTTGGAAGCCATGGGGATGGTCCAGCTTGCTTAGTGATGTAATGGCTAACAGAACTGCAAAGAGAAAATTGGAGGTCACTTCAATTGAGGAAGGGGAAGTTGTGGATGACTCTGCTGATACTAAAAGGCCGAGCAAAAGTTCCTCCCATAATGTGGATAGAAGCGTTGAGGCGACCAGATCTATTAATAAATATATAACTGAGAAAGCCTTTACGGAATTAATGTTGCCATGCATTGACAGAAGTTCTGCTGAAGTCCGTGGTATATTTGCTGGTGAATTGGTCAAACAGATGGGAGCTATCAGTGAAAACATCAAAGCAATAGTACGAAATGGTACCAAACATGCTGGTTTAGTTCCTTCTGGAAATGAAGTTTTATCTAACAAATCCAGTGGTCGTAAAGGAATTCGAGGTGGAAGTCCAAATATTGGCAGGCGAGCCACAGTTGATTCAACTCCTCCTTCAGCATCTGCTCTACAGGCTGTAGTGTGGTTGCGCCTCCAATTTATCATAAGGTTGCTTCCAGTAATCATGGCAGACAG GAGCATGAGACATACACTTGCCTCTGCAATACAATGCCTGCTCGGCGCACGCATAATTTATGAAGATTCAGattctccccttcctcctaCCAGCTCAGTTTCTTTAAGGCGGGAAGTGGACTCTTTGCTGGAACCTCCCTTAGATGTCCTGCTTGATCGCCCAAGTGACAGTCTTTTCGAGAGGCTTTTATGTGTTTACCATGCACTACTTGGCAATTTCAAACCAAGCTGGCTGAAGTCAAAGTCAGTTTCCAAGCCAAACGCGAGAGCTCCACGAGAAACCCCTGCATTTGACAATGATGTGGCTGTGGGCTTGCAG TCTGCATTGGATCATATGGAGTTGCCTGGAACAATCAGGCGAAGGATCCAAGCTGCTATGCCTATACTCCCACCATCTCGCCACCCTTGTATACAATGTCAACCTCCTCAGTTGTCCTTGGCTGCATTATCACCACTCCAGAGCAGTACATCTACAGCAGGtcctcaacaaaaaaatgctTCTCTCAGTTGGGTTCCCACCAATCTCTCGAGCAGAAGCAAGGCCGGGTTGCCTTCCCAAGATCCTGAGATGGAGGTAGATCCTTGGACCTTGCTCGAAGACGGCACGAGCTGCCCCTCCATGTCGTCAGGAAGCAACGGCACAAGTGGCATCTCCGGTGATCATGCCAATCTAAAAGCTTGCAGCTGGCTCAAGGGCGCTGTCAGGGTGAGGAGGACAGAGCTGACCTACATTGGGTCTCTGGATGATGACAGCTGA